In a single window of the Roseiconus lacunae genome:
- a CDS encoding AAA family ATPase — protein sequence MQLSEDEFRSELGHFRDEYQKLRNEVAKRIVGQEPIVDGVLTSMIAGGHVLLEGVPGLGKTLLVRTLSEVLEAPFSRIQFTPDLMPADLIGTNILIEGDDGQKEFQFQRGPLFANVVLADEINRATPKTQSALLEAMQEHSVTVAGTSHQLEGLFFVLATQNPLEMEGTYPLPEAQLDRFLMKLMVPFPTTEEMETIMDRTTAGEIAPPDKVIAADRVVRMGQLARQIPIADDVRRYAILLVMGTHPEHETATPMVRQFVRYGSSPRGAQALILCAKIKAVLDGRFHVCRDDLRGVVHAVLRHRVMLNFEGQAEGVQIDSILDDLIEKVGQETAV from the coding sequence ATGCAACTCTCCGAAGACGAATTTCGCAGCGAGCTCGGTCACTTTCGAGATGAATACCAAAAACTGCGAAATGAAGTCGCCAAACGTATCGTCGGCCAGGAGCCGATCGTTGATGGTGTTTTGACATCGATGATCGCAGGCGGTCACGTGCTACTTGAAGGCGTTCCCGGCTTGGGAAAAACATTATTGGTGCGAACGTTAAGTGAAGTCTTGGAAGCACCGTTTAGCCGGATTCAGTTCACGCCCGACTTAATGCCGGCCGATCTGATCGGGACCAATATTTTAATCGAAGGCGACGACGGTCAGAAAGAGTTTCAGTTTCAGCGCGGACCTTTGTTCGCAAACGTCGTCCTCGCGGACGAAATCAACCGCGCGACGCCTAAGACTCAGTCGGCACTGCTCGAAGCGATGCAGGAACACAGCGTGACGGTCGCCGGCACCTCCCATCAGCTCGAAGGCTTGTTCTTCGTCCTGGCAACACAAAACCCGTTGGAAATGGAAGGGACGTATCCGTTGCCGGAAGCTCAACTAGACCGTTTCCTGATGAAGTTGATGGTGCCATTTCCGACGACCGAAGAAATGGAAACGATCATGGACCGGACGACCGCGGGCGAGATCGCTCCGCCAGACAAAGTGATCGCTGCCGACCGTGTCGTTCGAATGGGGCAACTCGCCCGCCAAATCCCAATCGCTGATGACGTTCGTCGCTACGCGATTTTACTGGTCATGGGAACACATCCCGAACATGAAACCGCAACCCCGATGGTGCGCCAGTTCGTCCGGTACGGCAGCAGCCCGCGTGGAGCTCAAGCGTTGATCTTGTGCGCTAAAATTAAAGCGGTATTAGATGGGCGTTTTCACGTTTGCCGCGATGATTTGCGAGGCGTCGTGCATGCGGTGTTGCGTCACCGCGTGATGTTGAACTTCGAGGGCCAAGCCGAAGGGGTACAAATCGATTCGATCCTTGACGACTTGATCGAAAAGGTTGGTCAAGAAACTGCCGTTTAA
- a CDS encoding Trx7/PDZ domain-containing (seleno)protein — protein sequence MHNIALRVCWSALLLASLVSQTCVANDREQAVRSDKQRVEAEGFWMYNDIPGALEKAKKSGKPIVVVLRCLPCEECVKLDDELVDNDPVIRPLLEQFICVRQVGTNGLDLDTFQYDTDQSWALFFLNADKTIYGRFGTRSHRTEWYGDVSLTGLAKALKGALDLHHDLDRYEKSLQGKRGQPMEVASPEKYPSLKDRYTDSLDYEGDVVKSCIHCHQIGDAQREYYWHQGKPIPDKVLWPYPHPKSIGLVMDPNEMATVKEVEADSIAAATGLKSGDQIKRFDRQPLLSIADIQWVLHNLDSDGQSVPLLIQRDGANLNLTMNLPSGWRKAGDLSWRVSTWGLRRIGGGGMVIEDSHDDGLLITRVGKYGKHGTARRVGIREGDLLLSYDRKRFDREQDLLTYVVTEKQAGDHVDVKVRREGKELTFKLPIQQ from the coding sequence ATGCATAACATCGCCCTGCGGGTCTGCTGGTCAGCGCTCCTACTGGCCTCTCTCGTCAGCCAAACTTGCGTTGCCAACGACCGTGAACAAGCCGTTCGGAGCGACAAACAGCGTGTCGAGGCGGAAGGATTTTGGATGTACAACGATATCCCAGGGGCGCTCGAAAAAGCCAAGAAATCGGGCAAGCCCATCGTTGTCGTTCTCCGCTGCCTTCCTTGTGAAGAGTGTGTCAAACTGGACGACGAACTTGTCGATAATGATCCGGTCATTCGCCCGCTACTCGAACAATTCATCTGTGTTCGCCAAGTCGGCACCAACGGGCTGGATCTGGACACCTTTCAATATGACACCGATCAATCCTGGGCATTGTTCTTTCTTAACGCGGACAAAACAATTTATGGTCGCTTCGGAACTCGGTCGCACCGGACCGAATGGTATGGCGACGTCTCACTGACCGGGCTCGCAAAGGCGCTGAAGGGGGCGCTCGATTTGCACCACGATCTTGATCGCTATGAGAAATCTCTCCAAGGCAAACGCGGCCAACCGATGGAAGTGGCGTCACCGGAAAAATACCCTTCGCTAAAGGATCGCTATACCGATTCACTCGACTACGAAGGCGATGTGGTCAAGAGCTGCATTCACTGTCACCAAATCGGCGATGCCCAACGCGAGTACTATTGGCACCAAGGCAAACCGATTCCCGACAAAGTCCTTTGGCCCTACCCGCATCCCAAATCCATCGGGCTGGTCATGGATCCCAACGAGATGGCGACGGTGAAGGAAGTCGAAGCCGACTCGATCGCCGCTGCTACCGGCCTAAAATCCGGCGATCAAATCAAACGTTTTGATCGTCAACCGCTGCTCTCGATCGCCGATATCCAATGGGTCCTTCACAACCTTGATTCCGATGGACAAAGCGTCCCTCTATTGATCCAACGCGACGGGGCTAACCTCAACCTGACGATGAACTTGCCGTCCGGATGGCGCAAAGCGGGCGACCTGTCCTGGCGGGTCTCCACATGGGGATTGCGACGCATCGGCGGTGGCGGAATGGTGATCGAGGATTCTCACGACGATGGCTTGCTGATCACCCGCGTCGGCAAGTACGGCAAACATGGAACGGCGCGACGCGTCGGAATTCGTGAAGGCGACCTGCTACTTTCCTACGACCGAAAACGCTTCGATCGCGAGCAAGATCTGTTGACCTATGTCGTCACGGAAAAACAAGCCGGCGATCATGTCGACGTGAAAGTCAGACGTGAAGGAAAAGAGCTGACGTTCAAGTTGCCTATCCAGCAGTAA
- a CDS encoding DUF1559 domain-containing protein: MKESNARQGFTLVELLVVIAIIGVLVGLLLPAVQAAREAARRMQCSNNMKQLGLALHNYHSAYKQFPAGAVWFEGYNGGMPTQTRTVSAAIFIMPFLEMTALYEGFVEDAKQAPAGSWPWESQTLRDAGPQSAFICPSAANADNPEYSTVSKNCYVFSVGDELWHNARTNSQEASPIARGDFRSMFLPSLPDEFNKTRRRFRDIIDGTSNTIAMSEVAATPRDFATVKGDVAAFNGIYSGGTGVPGPCLNVPLQTDNPTEYLNGADCWRGLILGDGRTINNKFTTTLPPNSPSCAYGGGNNSWGTYAPSSQHSGGVQTLMFDGSVNFVTDSIDAGDPYANQVTSGESPYGIWGAMGTPQGKEVNELE; encoded by the coding sequence GTGAAAGAATCAAATGCGCGACAAGGATTTACTCTCGTCGAACTTCTAGTGGTGATCGCGATTATCGGAGTGTTGGTCGGGCTGTTGCTTCCGGCAGTGCAAGCGGCCCGCGAGGCAGCTCGGCGAATGCAATGTTCCAACAATATGAAACAGTTGGGTTTGGCACTGCACAACTACCACAGCGCCTACAAACAGTTTCCCGCCGGGGCGGTTTGGTTTGAAGGTTATAACGGAGGGATGCCAACGCAGACACGAACTGTGAGTGCGGCAATCTTCATCATGCCGTTTCTAGAAATGACGGCCCTCTATGAAGGATTCGTCGAAGATGCCAAGCAGGCTCCCGCTGGTTCTTGGCCATGGGAAAGCCAAACCCTTCGTGATGCCGGACCGCAGTCCGCCTTCATCTGCCCTTCTGCGGCAAACGCTGATAACCCGGAATACAGTACCGTTTCTAAGAACTGTTATGTGTTCTCTGTCGGTGATGAATTGTGGCATAACGCACGGACGAACTCGCAAGAGGCAAGTCCGATCGCGCGCGGCGATTTCCGCAGTATGTTTTTGCCATCGTTGCCCGACGAGTTCAATAAAACACGTCGCCGATTTCGTGACATAATCGATGGAACTTCCAACACAATCGCAATGAGTGAAGTGGCGGCAACGCCCCGTGATTTCGCCACGGTCAAGGGCGATGTGGCCGCATTCAATGGCATCTACAGTGGTGGAACAGGCGTTCCGGGGCCTTGCTTGAACGTCCCACTTCAAACCGACAATCCCACCGAATACCTTAACGGAGCCGACTGCTGGCGAGGTCTGATTCTCGGTGATGGGCGAACGATCAATAACAAGTTCACCACAACACTCCCGCCGAACTCGCCTTCTTGTGCTTATGGCGGAGGCAACAATAGTTGGGGAACTTATGCTCCTTCCAGCCAGCACTCCGGTGGTGTTCAGACATTGATGTTTGACGGGTCGGTTAACTTCGTCACCGATTCGATCGACGCCGGTGATCCTTACGCCAATCAAGTGACCTCGGGAGAAAGTCCCTACGGCATCTGGGGCGCAATGGGAACGCCACAAGGCAAAGAAGTGAACGAGTTGGAATAA
- a CDS encoding tetratricopeptide repeat protein — protein MSSRTKRRNRLAATLTLSVALGCTGISGCTTGGGRVASNTPGNSGWMSAPKNVATSIAGGAKSAATKSRDTVVSWFGKPDSMDPDVQEGDATDPTSLAHKAEVTSEVFVANGRLWESSNNFEKAMESYAKALEKNPNDPAALAHIARLHFRQNNHQKAAEFFDKAIKQNPNDAGLYNDLGLTLSKLGNHSAAASTIEQALKLSPGSSRYANNLASVRFEAGDSSGAFKVLAANNTPAVAHFNMAYLHHKRGQGSEASRHLNQALTYAPQAESDPATKRAVERSKQLLAQLERMPGATSPANGPAATTPATAVASLSDQATGPAAASPGGSVRPVSTNGQAIAGPTSMGQTASSGAVKVGPASYRMPAGPSASQASSPQQATVAPPAEAAKPTSADTPSASAKPVTTPSANPAAVPSTSPQSSPAAPPEGGFALPPGFQMPQ, from the coding sequence GTGTCTAGCCGAACCAAACGACGAAACCGTCTCGCAGCGACACTAACCCTTTCGGTTGCCTTGGGATGCACTGGCATCAGTGGATGCACCACCGGTGGTGGCCGAGTCGCATCGAACACGCCGGGAAACAGTGGTTGGATGAGCGCACCGAAGAACGTTGCGACGTCAATCGCAGGCGGCGCGAAATCCGCCGCCACCAAATCTCGTGACACCGTGGTCAGTTGGTTTGGCAAACCCGATTCGATGGACCCCGATGTCCAAGAAGGTGACGCGACCGACCCGACCAGCTTGGCCCATAAGGCTGAGGTGACTTCGGAAGTCTTCGTAGCCAACGGACGGCTGTGGGAATCGTCGAATAATTTTGAAAAGGCGATGGAAAGCTATGCCAAGGCTTTAGAGAAAAACCCTAACGATCCGGCAGCACTGGCGCACATCGCGCGTTTGCACTTCCGTCAAAACAACCACCAAAAGGCGGCGGAGTTTTTTGACAAGGCGATTAAGCAGAACCCGAACGACGCGGGCTTGTACAACGACCTCGGGCTAACGCTTAGCAAGCTCGGCAACCATAGTGCCGCCGCGTCAACGATCGAGCAAGCGTTGAAGCTTTCGCCGGGCTCATCACGCTACGCCAATAACTTGGCCAGTGTCCGATTTGAAGCCGGTGATTCCAGCGGCGCATTTAAAGTCCTCGCTGCAAACAACACGCCAGCAGTCGCGCACTTCAACATGGCTTACTTGCATCACAAACGTGGACAAGGCTCCGAAGCGTCGCGGCATTTGAATCAAGCGCTCACCTATGCCCCACAAGCCGAATCAGATCCGGCGACCAAACGAGCGGTTGAACGGTCCAAGCAACTGCTGGCACAGCTCGAGCGGATGCCCGGAGCAACCAGCCCGGCAAATGGTCCGGCGGCGACCACGCCGGCAACGGCGGTTGCATCGCTGAGCGACCAAGCGACCGGTCCGGCGGCGGCATCACCGGGCGGTTCGGTACGTCCCGTATCGACGAACGGTCAAGCGATCGCGGGGCCAACGTCGATGGGACAAACGGCCAGTAGCGGCGCGGTGAAAGTCGGTCCGGCGTCCTACCGGATGCCAGCGGGGCCGTCGGCATCTCAAGCGTCGTCGCCTCAACAAGCCACCGTAGCGCCGCCGGCCGAGGCGGCGAAGCCTACTTCGGCCGACACCCCTTCGGCATCAGCTAAGCCTGTGACAACGCCATCGGCAAATCCAGCGGCCGTACCGAGCACATCGCCGCAATCCTCACCTGCGGCTCCACCGGAAGGCGGCTTCGCGCTTCCACCGGGATTCCAAATGCCTCAATAA
- a CDS encoding DUF58 domain-containing protein has product MANQTSTPIFDSDFLKQLEYLSLLSKRMFQGQLLAQRRTMQTGGGIEFSDHREYIHGDDLRYLDWNVYARHGDLLLKRFQEEEDLHVYILLDVSQSMLVEDPSEGDQKSIPKFTLARQIAAALSYIALADLDRVSIFAYADGMKVSMPLVRGKDQILSVLRFLESLHCHAEPTDLKRTVGEFVSRAPRTGLAIVVSDLFDQAGFREGVDRLRYAQFEPHVIQIHTAAEASPSLLGDVQLVDCETGTERKVTVTERKLRQYKQLFDAFVADIERYCRTHGLAHTRTTTDVPFDAVLLKMMRAAAVG; this is encoded by the coding sequence ATGGCGAACCAAACGTCTACGCCTATCTTTGATTCTGACTTCCTAAAGCAACTGGAATATCTGTCGCTGCTTAGCAAACGGATGTTCCAAGGTCAGCTATTGGCCCAGCGGCGAACGATGCAGACCGGTGGCGGGATCGAGTTCTCCGATCACCGCGAATACATCCACGGTGATGACCTGCGTTATCTCGATTGGAATGTCTACGCACGCCACGGCGATTTGCTACTGAAGCGATTCCAGGAAGAGGAAGACTTACACGTCTACATCTTGCTTGATGTGTCCCAGAGCATGCTGGTCGAAGATCCCAGCGAGGGTGATCAAAAGTCGATTCCAAAGTTCACCTTAGCCCGGCAAATTGCCGCCGCACTGTCATACATCGCGCTCGCCGACTTGGATCGAGTTTCGATTTTTGCCTACGCAGATGGCATGAAGGTGTCGATGCCGCTGGTGCGTGGAAAAGATCAAATCTTGAGCGTGTTGCGATTTCTCGAAAGCTTGCACTGTCATGCCGAACCGACCGATCTGAAACGCACCGTCGGTGAATTTGTTTCCCGTGCGCCACGGACCGGGTTGGCGATCGTCGTTAGCGATTTGTTTGACCAAGCCGGGTTTCGCGAAGGTGTCGACCGTTTGCGTTATGCCCAGTTCGAACCGCATGTGATCCAGATTCACACCGCCGCCGAGGCCTCACCGAGTTTGCTTGGCGATGTCCAATTGGTGGATTGTGAAACGGGAACCGAGCGTAAGGTCACCGTGACCGAGCGAAAGTTGCGTCAATACAAGCAGCTATTTGATGCCTTCGTCGCCGACATCGAACGGTACTGCCGGACGCACGGTCTGGCCCATACGCGAACGACGACTGACGTGCCGTTTGATGCGGTGTTACTGAAAATGATGCGTGCCGCGGCGGTGGGGTAA
- a CDS encoding carboxypeptidase regulatory-like domain-containing protein — translation MTALKRFNFPQLILFGLVGVASIGCGGSTAPDGMPDLHPVTMVVQQNGQPVEGVSVQFIPQDPSNRRWACGGATDAMGTVAIKTLGKYDGAPEGAYKVTFYKTETEGGGAGSGDDPSGSASNDSYMLVDPKFAAVESTPIEVTVTPGDAELAPVDLGKSVKIKQAKM, via the coding sequence ATGACTGCGTTAAAACGTTTTAATTTCCCGCAATTGATTTTGTTCGGATTGGTTGGGGTCGCGTCGATCGGTTGCGGAGGAAGCACCGCTCCCGATGGCATGCCCGATTTACATCCGGTCACGATGGTGGTCCAGCAAAACGGCCAGCCGGTCGAAGGCGTGAGTGTGCAATTCATTCCACAAGATCCCTCCAATCGACGTTGGGCCTGTGGGGGCGCGACGGACGCGATGGGAACCGTTGCCATTAAGACGCTCGGCAAGTACGACGGGGCGCCAGAAGGGGCATACAAGGTGACCTTTTACAAGACCGAAACCGAAGGTGGCGGGGCCGGAAGCGGTGACGATCCATCGGGATCGGCTTCGAACGATTCGTACATGTTGGTCGATCCAAAATTCGCCGCCGTCGAGAGCACTCCGATTGAAGTGACCGTCACGCCCGGTGATGCAGAACTTGCGCCGGTGGACCTCGGAAAGTCGGTCAAAATCAAGCAAGCTAAGATGTGA
- a CDS encoding biotin--[acetyl-CoA-carboxylase] ligase, with the protein MNDLLDCHGNVTDGMRLAVSSLITDGVIGSATYHAETSSTNSDALQSIQASPTDGLPSDHLPRLFLTDRQTAGRGRQGNQWNSSEDSLTFSLLVEFDSHSPHADLTSVACGVAVSQGIEYCCAPIRVGLKWPNDLCLVRDGQRRMIEKLGGILIESSAAAPHRLVIGIGINVANRPQLTNGHSTPAIALYDVVERRVSREDLLQSIVQSVTESLRALSTSGKEVVKAYRSRCVLSGRPITLRQNDSLIEGLCQGIADDGSLQITGAHGQTQLLRSGQVHQVRLG; encoded by the coding sequence ATGAACGATCTATTAGACTGCCACGGAAACGTCACCGACGGCATGCGTTTGGCCGTTTCCTCATTGATCACCGATGGCGTGATCGGATCGGCCACGTACCACGCCGAAACCTCTTCCACCAACTCCGATGCACTTCAATCAATCCAAGCATCGCCTACCGATGGCTTGCCCTCCGATCATCTGCCTCGATTGTTTCTGACCGACAGGCAAACTGCCGGACGTGGCAGGCAGGGAAATCAGTGGAACAGCAGCGAAGACTCGTTGACGTTTTCACTGCTCGTCGAATTCGACTCGCACTCCCCCCACGCTGACCTTACGTCGGTCGCTTGCGGCGTGGCGGTATCCCAAGGCATCGAGTATTGCTGTGCACCGATCCGAGTCGGATTGAAATGGCCCAACGACCTCTGCTTGGTTCGCGACGGCCAACGCCGGATGATCGAAAAACTCGGTGGGATCTTGATCGAATCATCCGCGGCTGCACCTCACCGGCTGGTCATCGGAATCGGAATCAATGTCGCCAATCGTCCTCAGCTCACCAATGGACACAGCACGCCCGCAATCGCCCTTTACGATGTCGTCGAACGACGCGTCAGCCGCGAAGACCTTTTGCAATCGATCGTCCAGTCGGTTACCGAGTCGCTACGTGCCTTATCGACTTCAGGCAAAGAAGTCGTCAAAGCCTACCGAAGCCGCTGCGTCCTTTCCGGACGTCCGATCACATTGCGTCAAAACGATTCGCTGATCGAAGGGCTTTGCCAAGGCATCGCCGACGACGGTTCGTTGCAAATCACCGGTGCCCACGGGCAGACGCAACTTCTACGGAGTGGGCAAGTCCATCAGGTACGTCTCGGTTGA
- a CDS encoding family 43 glycosylhydrolase: MKSPITFVATLLMAVSALADETTLPTVNVAHRPVEGIGAEAGVMRRDPSDIIKVGELYYVWYSKGKISPGYDATIWYATSKDGYSWTEKDMALSKGEPGSWESASVFTPNILVAKGRYLLFYTGTSRDYGKGFNPDSKIGIAVSDSPDGPWERLAKNPVLKNSDDPNDFDSHLVDDACLITREGKYWLYYKGRQLGKSPGQTQMGLAIADHPEGPYVRHEANPVIPGNHEVLVWPQGKGVAAMIGTTGPKQIINSILYAEDGVHFSKTHQVVDGPWAGGAYRPHAFTQSGEGQLPEWGVEIGRAEGKRNQLPFIQRFDTAVEN, encoded by the coding sequence ATGAAAAGCCCTATCACTTTCGTTGCAACTCTTCTGATGGCGGTATCCGCGCTGGCGGACGAAACTACTTTGCCAACCGTAAATGTAGCGCACCGGCCGGTCGAAGGCATCGGAGCGGAAGCCGGCGTCATGCGCCGAGATCCGAGCGACATCATCAAAGTCGGCGAGCTATATTACGTGTGGTATTCCAAAGGGAAGATATCACCCGGATACGACGCGACCATCTGGTACGCAACCTCCAAAGACGGGTACAGCTGGACCGAGAAAGACATGGCGCTCTCGAAAGGCGAGCCAGGTAGTTGGGAAAGCGCGAGCGTCTTTACGCCCAACATTCTCGTTGCCAAGGGACGCTACCTGCTGTTCTACACGGGGACATCGCGAGACTATGGCAAGGGTTTCAACCCCGACTCAAAGATTGGAATCGCAGTTTCTGATTCGCCCGATGGTCCCTGGGAAAGGCTCGCCAAAAATCCCGTGCTTAAAAACAGTGACGATCCGAATGATTTCGATAGTCATTTGGTCGACGATGCCTGTCTGATCACACGGGAAGGAAAATACTGGCTCTACTACAAGGGTCGGCAGTTGGGAAAGAGCCCGGGCCAAACGCAGATGGGCCTGGCAATCGCCGATCATCCGGAGGGACCCTATGTACGACACGAGGCCAATCCGGTCATTCCTGGAAACCACGAAGTCTTGGTTTGGCCGCAGGGAAAAGGCGTCGCGGCAATGATCGGCACGACAGGACCAAAACAGATTATCAATTCGATACTCTACGCCGAAGACGGAGTCCATTTTTCCAAGACTCACCAAGTGGTCGATGGACCGTGGGCAGGCGGTGCCTATCGCCCGCATGCTTTCACTCAAAGCGGCGAGGGCCAGCTTCCTGAATGGGGAGTTGAAATTGGAAGAGCAGAAGGCAAACGAAATCAATTGCCATTCATTCAGCGATTTGACACAGCGGTGGAGAACTGA
- a CDS encoding DUF6786 family protein encodes MKKHTQIVLLKDGDAAVAVAPAYQGRVMTSTFDAKSGPSFGWINRPVIERGLLSDEDEKGKLEEHIYIFGGEERFWLGPEGGQYALFFKPGSKFEFSQWVTPSAIDTEAFELARQSKSSAKFKHSTKLINYSGKEFNVGIERTVKLLAKEDASELLGVQLTDGLRMVAYETDNRITNTGTDAWEPRSGLLSIWILGMYNPSPETTVVIPFKAGDEEALGPIVNDSYFGKVPEEYLKVEKERLFFRGDGTRRGKIGITPQRSKGIAGSYDAEGQVLNIVTYNVQEAPDGFVNSMWELQEMPYAGDAINAYNDGSPEPGQPPLGPFYELETSSPAAALEPGETMKHIQRTFHFEGSEAELNLIAKRLLGVSLETINAAF; translated from the coding sequence ATGAAGAAGCACACGCAGATCGTGCTCCTGAAGGACGGTGATGCAGCGGTGGCGGTGGCTCCCGCATACCAAGGTCGCGTGATGACCAGCACGTTTGACGCTAAGTCCGGTCCCAGCTTCGGCTGGATCAATCGCCCAGTCATCGAGCGAGGCTTGCTTTCTGACGAAGACGAGAAGGGCAAGCTTGAAGAACACATCTATATCTTTGGCGGTGAAGAACGATTCTGGCTCGGACCCGAGGGTGGGCAATATGCCCTGTTTTTCAAACCAGGATCAAAATTCGAGTTCTCTCAATGGGTCACCCCATCGGCCATCGATACCGAAGCATTTGAACTGGCCCGGCAATCAAAATCGTCGGCGAAGTTCAAGCACTCGACGAAGCTGATCAATTACAGCGGCAAGGAATTCAATGTAGGCATTGAACGCACGGTGAAGTTGTTGGCCAAAGAGGATGCCTCCGAGCTGTTGGGCGTCCAGCTCACCGACGGGTTGCGGATGGTGGCTTATGAAACGGACAACCGGATCACGAATACTGGCACGGACGCCTGGGAGCCCCGCAGCGGGCTGCTGTCTATCTGGATTCTGGGCATGTACAACCCTTCGCCTGAAACCACCGTTGTGATCCCATTTAAAGCAGGTGATGAAGAGGCGCTTGGCCCAATCGTAAATGACTCGTACTTCGGAAAAGTCCCGGAGGAGTACCTGAAGGTCGAGAAGGAGAGATTGTTCTTCCGAGGTGACGGTACGCGCCGTGGAAAAATCGGCATCACGCCGCAGCGTTCGAAGGGAATTGCCGGAAGCTACGATGCGGAGGGTCAGGTGCTCAACATCGTCACCTACAACGTGCAGGAGGCGCCGGACGGATTCGTCAATTCCATGTGGGAATTGCAAGAGATGCCGTACGCCGGTGATGCGATCAATGCCTACAACGACGGTTCGCCCGAGCCAGGCCAGCCGCCGCTGGGACCATTTTACGAGCTAGAAACGTCTTCTCCTGCCGCCGCCCTCGAGCCCGGAGAAACAATGAAGCACATCCAGCGAACGTTTCATTTTGAAGGTTCAGAAGCAGAACTCAATCTGATTGCGAAACGTTTGCTCGGAGTATCGCTGGAAACTATCAACGCTGCCTTTTGA